Proteins from a genomic interval of Proteiniborus ethanoligenes:
- a CDS encoding LPXTG cell wall anchor domain-containing protein, whose protein sequence is GDEEPGDEEPGDEEPGDEEPGDEEPVDEQPEDEIIIIEDDEIPLGEPEVVEEVIEPETIEESIEEMILESEELEEEIIILDDPVPLGAPETLPQTGEGIPYLAYIFGSLVLALGIFLKKFR, encoded by the coding sequence GGAGATGAAGAACCGGGAGATGAAGAACCGGGAGATGAAGAACCGGGAGATGAAGAGCCAGGAGATGAAGAACCTGTTGACGAACAACCAGAAGATGAAATAATAATTATAGAAGATGACGAAATTCCTCTAGGCGAGCCAGAAGTTGTTGAAGAAGTTATTGAGCCTGAAACAATTGAAGAGTCAATAGAAGAAATGATTTTGGAATCAGAAGAATTAGAGGAGGAAATAATTATTTTAGATGACCCTGTTCCACTAGGTGCTCCTGAGACTCTACCACAAACTGGAGAAGGTATTCCATATTTAGCATATATTTTCGGAAGCTTAGTTCTAGCACTAGGAATATTCTTAAAGAAATTTAGATAA
- a CDS encoding class D sortase, with protein MKKLSNLIILLGILIILSPYIIKKYEDYRSQQILKALEMEMIILEEANYRLDDFNQEAIDSDSIYNSLSTHDNSPTETSTEVQSNEAKSQDKEKTIIKIEKINLKLPVFSGVNDKNLKYGAASFRGDIDPGNIGNYSLAGHRSYTYGRMFNRLNEIEKGDIIEIIHNSKKFVYKVMDTFIVNPQDTWVLNNEEDKKLITLVTCHPIRIANQRLIVKGELVE; from the coding sequence ATGAAAAAATTATCTAATTTGATTATATTATTAGGCATTTTAATAATACTTTCTCCTTATATTATAAAAAAGTACGAGGATTATAGAAGTCAGCAGATTCTCAAAGCCTTAGAAATGGAAATGATAATTCTAGAAGAAGCAAACTATAGATTAGACGACTTTAACCAGGAGGCCATAGATTCTGACAGTATATATAACTCCCTAAGTACTCATGATAACAGTCCTACAGAAACAAGCACCGAAGTTCAAAGCAATGAAGCTAAGTCTCAAGATAAGGAGAAAACTATTATAAAAATTGAAAAGATAAATTTGAAATTGCCTGTTTTTTCAGGAGTCAATGATAAAAATTTAAAATATGGAGCTGCAAGCTTTAGAGGGGACATTGACCCAGGAAATATAGGAAACTATTCCTTAGCAGGCCATAGAAGCTATACCTATGGCAGAATGTTCAATAGATTAAATGAAATAGAAAAGGGAGATATTATAGAAATAATCCATAATAGCAAAAAATTCGTCTATAAAGTAATGGATACCTTCATAGTAAACCCCCAGGACACATGGGTATTAAATAATGAAGAGGACAAAAAATTAATAACCTTGGTAACCTGCCACCCTATTCGCATAGCTAATCAAAGGCTAATAGTAAAAGGTGAGTTGGTTGAGTAA
- the glpX gene encoding class II fructose-bisphosphatase, whose amino-acid sequence MDRNLALNIVRVTEAAALSCSRYLGRGDKNAADQAAVDGMRKMFDTLNIDGVVVIGEGEMDEAPMLYIGEQLGRCINNSLKVDVAVDPVDGTTAVAKGLPNAISVVAMAPRGCLLHAPDMYMDKIAVGPQAAGKINIDAPVEENLKAVAQALNKDISDLTVTIIDRPRHAELIEKVRKAGARIKLFTDGDVAAAIATCFEHVGVDILLGIGGAPEGVIAAAALKCMGGEFQGKLYPMNDEERRRCMDMGIGDINKILTMDDLVKGNEVFFAATGISDGELLKGVVYHQNNVAKTHSMVARMETGTIRFVEAIHKLDKKPEYAK is encoded by the coding sequence ATGGACAGAAATCTTGCTTTGAACATAGTGAGAGTAACGGAAGCTGCGGCACTATCCTGCTCTAGATATTTAGGTAGGGGTGATAAAAATGCAGCAGATCAAGCCGCAGTAGATGGCATGAGAAAAATGTTTGATACCCTAAATATTGATGGTGTAGTAGTCATAGGTGAAGGAGAAATGGACGAGGCACCTATGCTATATATTGGAGAACAGCTAGGAAGATGTATAAATAACAGCTTAAAGGTAGACGTAGCAGTAGATCCTGTAGATGGAACTACTGCAGTAGCAAAGGGTTTACCAAATGCTATATCAGTAGTGGCTATGGCACCTAGAGGATGCCTACTTCATGCACCAGACATGTATATGGATAAAATAGCTGTAGGTCCACAAGCAGCAGGTAAAATCAATATAGATGCTCCTGTAGAGGAAAATCTAAAAGCTGTTGCACAGGCTTTAAATAAGGATATATCAGATTTAACCGTAACAATAATAGATAGACCAAGACATGCTGAACTAATAGAGAAGGTTAGAAAAGCAGGTGCCAGAATAAAGCTTTTCACAGATGGGGACGTTGCAGCAGCAATAGCAACCTGCTTTGAGCATGTTGGAGTAGATATACTCTTAGGTATAGGTGGAGCTCCAGAGGGTGTAATAGCAGCGGCTGCATTAAAATGCATGGGTGGAGAGTTTCAAGGTAAGCTATATCCTATGAACGATGAGGAAAGACGTAGATGTATGGATATGGGAATAGGAGATATAAATAAAATACTTACAATGGACGATTTAGTAAAGGGAAATGAAGTATTTTTTGCAGCTACAGGTATATCAGATGGAGAGCTATTGAAGGGAGTAGTATATCATCAAAATAATGTAGCCAAAACTCATTCTATGGTAGCCAGAATGGAAACTGGAACTATTAGATTTGTTGAGGCTATCCACAAGCTGGATAAAAAACCTGAATATGCTAAGTAA
- a CDS encoding amidohydrolase, which produces MLIKNVTVLTMNSNKDIIENGVVVFDDDIIIDIGEESIIKNYPNHEVIDGKEGILIPGFINAHTHCSMIAFRSLGDDVPNRLKRYLFPLEKMLVDKEIVALGSKYGICEMALAGVTTFADMYYFEDEVAKSTKEIGLRGILGETIVDFIAPDAKKPYEGLEYCNWFIDKWKDDNLIIPAVAPHAPYSSDTLHLQKAFYLAEEKDVPIIMHIAEMDYESEKYMNEYNLTPVQYLDSIGVLNSRMLGAHLIKVNDEDLEILKKREVGISHNIGANAKGAHGVAPAYKMYNMGLKLGLGTDGPMSGNTLDMFTQMGLVAKIHKLVNNDRTIFSADQILEMATIGGARALNLDKKIGSIEIGKKADLVLVETESINMQPIYDYYSVLVYSANSSNVSTVIVDGKIIVKDKALLTQDYRSLSNEFKKIKDRVMTIANTL; this is translated from the coding sequence ATGTTGATAAAAAACGTAACCGTACTAACTATGAATTCTAACAAGGACATAATAGAAAATGGTGTAGTTGTCTTTGATGATGACATTATTATAGATATTGGAGAGGAAAGTATAATAAAAAATTATCCTAACCATGAAGTTATAGATGGGAAAGAAGGCATATTAATACCTGGATTTATAAATGCACATACACATTGTTCTATGATAGCCTTTAGAAGCTTAGGAGATGATGTTCCCAATAGATTAAAGAGATATTTATTTCCTTTGGAAAAAATGCTTGTAGACAAAGAGATAGTAGCTCTTGGGTCAAAATACGGTATTTGTGAGATGGCTTTAGCAGGAGTAACTACCTTTGCAGACATGTACTATTTTGAAGATGAAGTTGCAAAATCAACTAAAGAAATTGGTTTAAGAGGTATACTTGGGGAGACTATAGTTGATTTTATAGCTCCTGATGCAAAAAAACCCTATGAGGGCTTAGAATACTGCAATTGGTTTATTGATAAATGGAAGGATGATAATTTAATTATTCCAGCAGTTGCTCCTCATGCACCATATAGTAGTGATACTTTGCATTTACAGAAAGCCTTTTATCTTGCTGAAGAAAAAGATGTGCCTATAATAATGCATATAGCCGAAATGGATTATGAAAGCGAAAAATATATGAATGAGTACAACTTAACTCCTGTTCAATATTTAGATAGTATAGGTGTATTAAATAGTAGAATGCTGGGAGCACATCTAATAAAGGTTAATGATGAAGACTTAGAAATATTAAAAAAGAGAGAAGTAGGTATTTCTCACAACATAGGCGCAAATGCTAAGGGAGCACATGGTGTTGCTCCAGCTTATAAAATGTATAATATGGGCTTAAAGCTTGGCTTGGGAACCGATGGTCCTATGAGTGGCAACACACTAGATATGTTCACCCAAATGGGACTAGTTGCAAAAATCCACAAACTAGTGAACAATGATAGAACGATTTTTTCAGCGGACCAGATATTAGAAATGGCTACAATAGGTGGAGCTAGAGCCTTAAACCTAGATAAGAAAATAGGCTCAATAGAAATTGGTAAGAAAGCAGATTTAGTCCTAGTAGAGACAGAATCAATTAATATGCAGCCAATCTATGACTATTATTCAGTTTTGGTATATTCAGCTAATTCAAGCAATGTTTCTACAGTAATTGTTGACGGCAAGATTATAGTAAAGGATAAAGCATTACTAACACAAGATTATAGAAGCTTGTCAAATGAGTTTAAGAAAATAAAAGATAGAGTAATGACTATTGCTAATACTCTGTAG
- a CDS encoding ABC transporter substrate-binding protein, whose amino-acid sequence MKKISLLLVLVLVLSMFMVACSPAGDNKGGNNPGENTGSNTESGNTGAPTELVISTWGFNEDLLRKNIYEPFEKANNVKIVLEVGNNADRLNKIRLGSSNVDIIQLAEGFAIQAIEEGLFEKIDRSNIPNIQNLYDVAKAPFGEEYGPAYTVGRYGIMYDEAKVSKPIESWADLWDSSLAKQVIIPDITTTAGPFMPFIVGQIENLDVKTDIDAIFNKIKDLDNNLVKIYSKSSEVVNMFSQGEVSAVAGQDFSFGQVKDAVPTAKWVDPKEGAYAIVNTINIVKGTKNKELAEKFIDWILSEEVQKANAIDKVDSPANKNVVLTEEEASGLTYGADVINKLILADWKYIHSVNKEWIDRWNKEISSGN is encoded by the coding sequence ATGAAGAAGATAAGCTTATTATTAGTTTTAGTTCTTGTATTGTCAATGTTTATGGTGGCATGTTCACCAGCAGGGGATAATAAGGGTGGTAACAACCCAGGAGAGAATACAGGAAGCAACACCGAATCAGGTAATACAGGTGCTCCTACAGAATTAGTTATTTCAACTTGGGGATTTAATGAAGACTTATTAAGAAAAAACATTTATGAGCCATTTGAAAAAGCTAACAATGTAAAGATTGTATTAGAAGTAGGTAACAATGCTGATAGACTTAACAAAATAAGACTAGGAAGCAGTAATGTAGATATTATTCAATTAGCAGAAGGATTTGCAATTCAAGCTATAGAAGAAGGCTTATTCGAAAAAATTGATCGTTCCAATATACCAAACATCCAAAACCTATATGATGTTGCAAAGGCACCATTTGGTGAAGAGTATGGTCCTGCATATACTGTAGGAAGATATGGCATTATGTATGATGAAGCTAAAGTAAGTAAGCCAATAGAATCTTGGGCAGACCTTTGGGACAGTTCTTTAGCAAAGCAAGTAATAATCCCTGATATTACAACAACAGCTGGTCCTTTTATGCCATTTATTGTAGGACAAATAGAAAATCTAGATGTTAAGACTGATATTGATGCTATTTTTAATAAAATTAAAGACCTAGATAATAACCTAGTTAAAATCTATTCTAAATCATCTGAGGTTGTAAATATGTTTAGTCAAGGGGAAGTATCTGCTGTTGCTGGGCAAGACTTTTCTTTTGGGCAAGTTAAAGATGCTGTTCCTACAGCAAAATGGGTAGATCCTAAAGAAGGCGCTTACGCTATAGTAAATACAATCAATATAGTTAAGGGTACTAAAAATAAAGAATTAGCAGAAAAGTTTATAGACTGGATTTTAAGCGAAGAAGTTCAAAAAGCTAATGCTATTGATAAGGTAGACTCACCAGCAAATAAAAACGTAGTTCTGACAGAAGAGGAAGCTAGTGGATTGACTTATGGTGCAGATGTTATTAACAAACTAATACTAGCTGATTGGAAATATATCCATAGTGTAAATAAAGAATGGATTGATAGATGGAATAAAGAAATTAGTAGTGGAAACTAA